Within the Candidatus Methylacidiphilales bacterium genome, the region TCACTTTAACGCGGTCAACAGGTGGGGAGTTTCTTTCAGAAAAATTAATCATGATCAAAGAGGGTGAAAACGTCAGTGAAATTCCGGAAGCATTACTTTACACCGTAATCCAAGTTGCATCTGATACTGACCCAAAAACCAAAGAAATAGAATTTAAGGATAATGTACTACAACAGACCTTTACTAAGAAAAACGCTCTTAAGCCAGCATTCATTGGTCAAAGTTTTACCGATGGAACTTTAAAACAACAGGGGTTGACCTTCGTTCAACTATGGGGAAGTGGGGTTACCGATAATCTTGGATGGGCCTTAACCGGAGATTCAACTGATTCTTCGACGACAAAACCCAAATTCTTAGATGCGCTGCCAAAGAGTGGCTTTCTCGCGTGGTTTGGGCATGGTCTCCGCACTAAAGCCTCTCCAGCGTTTACTGGAATAGCGCTAATTCCTCCGGACGGATCAGAATTGGCAACAACCTATGAGCTTTATAGCAGCGAATTGCCGTCTGGGTTGGACTATGAATTCGTTTTTTTGAATGGATGTGGTTCGGCTACACCAAATAATGCTGGTGCAGCGGATTTTATATCGAAATTCAACGCAAAGGCTTACCTTGGGTGTGGCCTGACCCCCGGAAACGGGACGCTTTGAAAATGTAGTTCTGATCCTGTAGATGGGACAGAACAAATGAAAAAGAGCAAATTCAGCGAAGAACACTCGTTTTTAAAGCGCAGACATGTCTGCGCACTCCAAAATTTCTGTTTGGATAGGGTTCTCTATATTTGACAATATGGGTATATGGGTCATATTAACTTTCCATGAAGACTACGTTGGAAATTTCCGATCATTTACTGCAGCGCGCGAAGCGTCTCGCCGCACAGGAAAAGACCACCCTGCGCAACCTGACTGAGGAGGGATTGACCCGTGTTTTGACAGAACGCCAACACCGCCAGCCAGCCCGGCTTGAGCCGGTCACCTTCAAAGGCCGGGGACTCACCCCCTCCTTCCAAGGGGCCACCTGGGAACAATTCCGGGATGCCGCTTACGCGGGACGCGGCGCATGATTGCCGTTGACACCAACCTGCTCGTGTACGCCTTGCGGCAGGATTCGGAATTTCACACTCAGGCTTTGAAAAGCCTGCTCACTCTGGCTGAAGCTGGCCAGCGTTGGGGCATCCCCTGGCCCTGTTTGCACGAGTACCTGTCCATTGCCACCCACTCACGTATCTACTCTCCGCCCACGCCCATGCCCGTCGCAGTAAAGTCACTGGATGTCTGGTTGAACTCGCCCAACTGCCAGTTGCTCGCGGAAGGGCCCGGTTACTGGCCGCTGTTACAATCCCTCCTGACCCAAAGCAAATGCGCCGGTCCCATGGTTCACGATGCACGCATTGCAGCGCTGTGCCTGCACCACGGCGTCCGGGAACTTTGGACCGCAGACCGGGACTTTTCCCGATTCCACAAACTGCGCACCAAAAATCCGCTGCTCTCCTGACCCGGATGCCACGCGAAAGTGTTGACGCCTGTCGATACCAGGCTCATTTTTGACCTTTCCATCTAACTATGAAGGTCCCTATGAATCCTGCATCCGCCCTGCGTCGCGTCCCTGTAAAGAAAACCGCACTCCGGCGGAAAAAACGCCCGCAGTTCCCACTCGCCACCGACTGGCGGACCACTGACGCCCATGAAATCCTCAAACGGCAACTACGCGCCGCCGAGGAGCGCCCCCGCGCCTCAGCGGGAGTAGGGATTTTTCAGGGTTGTTTCCTGAACGATGTGGCGGATTGCCGCCGCGGTTCCCGGTCCGACCCCATCCACCTCCGCCAGTTTTAATTCACTGGCGCTAATTACAGCTTCCACACTGCCGAATCTGGCCAGCAATCCTGCCCGCCCGTTCGGGACCGATGCCGGGAAGCCCCTGCAGGATATACAGCTGCCTTCTACGCCTTTTCCTGGGCCGGTAGCCGCCGCGCACAAGACCTTCGCCGGTTGCGGCGCTGCGCAATTGCCGGCCCGCATAAAGGCAGAGCCGGGCGGTCTCTGCCACATCCCAGGAACGCAAGACCGGCAAACCGAAGACCAGAGTCAACGTCACCAATGCCCCTTGGACGGCTTCGCGGCTCACTGCGCCCTCTGCAATCTTTCCTTGCAGCACGATTAAAGGAACAGCGCCTCCATCCCGCACGCGGGCCAGGCGCAGGGCTTGCGAAAAAAGGCGTTGATCTACAATCGAGCGCTCCAAGTCGGCGAGCGTTTTGCGTTCGACCACAAGCCTGGTGTCCACGCAGACATCCCCGATTGGAAGTTCGGATACAGATACTTGGACTCCACTGTGCGCGGTAAAGGCTTCCACCAATCCGGACGGCCGCTCCCGATGATCGATTTCCACCTGGATTTCATCGGGAGATACGGTCTTGGACGAATTTAATCCGCTGTCGATATCCGGTTGTTCAATTGCTTCCACAGCCAACATTTCAATTTCACGCAACGGTACAAGGCTGCGATGTCCTTTTCATGTCAATCCGGTGGAAATTTGCCGCGGTTTTGCCGCTGCGTTATCGCGAGAACCCAAACCTTTCAATAAGGTGTTTTGAGCGGGAATGAGCGGGAGAATCAAGTGCGCTGGCAAATCGCAGCAGCGGCGGCGCTTTTTATTCGCGATTCCTCTCGGAGTTGTATTGAGCTGGAAATCCAAAGCGGTGTCGCGCCTCCGGCTTGCCACCGCACTCCATATCGCTTCATGGTAAAAAATGATTTTTTGATTTATTTGGAGCGGTCTTGGATCGCCTTCCATCTTTCATAGACCCGCACAACCTCTGTCGGCACGAGGCGGCGTTCCATTACATGGCGGACTGTGATTCATCTGTAGGCTGCAACAAAAGGTCGGCATCATAGGAAAATTCGAGAGGACCTCCGACGCCGCCCAAATCAGAAAACAAAACCAGAAGGGAGGAGGAGCCGAAAACCCGGATCAGGGAATTGCGGCTCAAACTGCGGGCCGCGTCCACGAGATGGTTTAATGCCTGTATGTCCATGGCTCCCGGGTTTCCCGGCGTTCGTCCGGCGTCAATATCCCGGCAAACGGGCTGAAGTCGCGCATGCGCGCGGATTGGGGATCGTCCGATGTCAAAACCGATAGGAGATCGGACATTCCGTTTCCCGACTTTTTCGCGTTCAACAGCAGCCTCTGCCATTCGCGCAAACGTTCGGGAGCTCCGTGGCCCCGGGCCAGCCAGCGCTCAATATTTTCCAGCACGGTGTCAATGCATTCCGGGCACCCGGAAATTTTATCCGCAATGACTTGCCAGTGACTCGGCAGTGGCGGGGGTTTCATGAGATTCGTTATCGCAAAATTATACCCGTGTTGCGAGCGCAAATGCCGCCCTATTACAACCCGCACTTTTTGAACGTACCGTTGACATGCTTGAAATGCCGGTCGAGGGAACAGATTTTTTTCAATTCGCCCACAGGAATCAGTTTGAGCAATTCCCGGTCGGTCAGGAGATGGCTGAGGAAGGTGCCC harbors:
- a CDS encoding PIN domain-containing protein, which codes for MIAVDTNLLVYALRQDSEFHTQALKSLLTLAEAGQRWGIPWPCLHEYLSIATHSRIYSPPTPMPVAVKSLDVWLNSPNCQLLAEGPGYWPLLQSLLTQSKCAGPMVHDARIAALCLHHGVRELWTADRDFSRFHKLRTKNPLLS
- a CDS encoding ERCC4 domain-containing protein, producing MEAIEQPDIDSGLNSSKTVSPDEIQVEIDHRERPSGLVEAFTAHSGVQVSVSELPIGDVCVDTRLVVERKTLADLERSIVDQRLFSQALRLARVRDGGAVPLIVLQGKIAEGAVSREAVQGALVTLTLVFGLPVLRSWDVAETARLCLYAGRQLRSAATGEGLVRGGYRPRKRRRRQLYILQGLPGIGPERAGRIAGQIRQCGSCN